The DNA sequence ATTCTAAAACATTTGACATGAAAAGCAAGAAATATCTATACCTGATGATTGCAGCCAGCATTTGCTTGGCTTCCTGTAAAAAATATCTTAATGTGGTTCCAACAGAGTTGGTTACGCAAGACGCTGTTTTCAATAATATTCAAAATGCAGAAAGCGCGTGGGCTCATTTATATGCATCACTAAACAGCGGTGATGTTCAGTTTATACACGGCGGAGGAACAGTTTTAGGTGCCTGTACAGACGAATGTAAAAACCACTGGGAAAACGTTGCGGAATTGCCATTTAATTCCGGCGCATGGAATGCCACCAATAACTCACTCGATATCTGGAACGGAGCTTACCAGTATATACGTTCAGCAAATATTTTCCTTGCGAGTATTGATAAAACGCCGATCCCGGCATCGCGAAGTGATTATTATACGCCACGCATTCCACTTTATAAAGCAGAGGCGCGCTTTCTGCGGGCTAACCAGTATTTTGAGCTCTTTAGGAGGTATGGTGCTGTTCCTTTGGTTAATAAGGTTTTGGCTACTACTGACCCAGCAGCAACCACTACGGCAAGGAACAGCGTTGACGACGTGGTGAAATTTATAACTTCGGAATGTGATGTCATTGCAGGGATTTTACCGGTATCTTATCCTCAGGGATCAAGTGATTACGGCCGTATTACCAAAGGGGCTGCCCTCGCCTTGAAAGCCAGAACACTCGTCTACGCTGCCAGTCCATTGTTTAACGGCAATACGATGTACGCAAACATCAAAAATGCTGACGGTACCCTATTATTTCCACAAACATACGATAACAACAAATGGCTCCTGGCCGCGAACGCGGCAAAAGCTGTATTGGATTTAGGCGCTTATAATCTATCTAATCCCAATCCATCGAATCCCGTCGATAATTACGCACAGCTTTTCTTCACCCGGAATTACGACGAGATTATATTGCCCCTGATTATCGGCGGCAATCGCGATTTTGAAGGGACGTACATGCCCAATGGCCGCGATGCAAATGCGGTAAATGGAAATGGGAAA is a window from the Mucilaginibacter inviolabilis genome containing:
- a CDS encoding RagB/SusD family nutrient uptake outer membrane protein, which translates into the protein MKSKKYLYLMIAASICLASCKKYLNVVPTELVTQDAVFNNIQNAESAWAHLYASLNSGDVQFIHGGGTVLGACTDECKNHWENVAELPFNSGAWNATNNSLDIWNGAYQYIRSANIFLASIDKTPIPASRSDYYTPRIPLYKAEARFLRANQYFELFRRYGAVPLVNKVLATTDPAATTTARNSVDDVVKFITSECDVIAGILPVSYPQGSSDYGRITKGAALALKARTLVYAASPLFNGNTMYANIKNADGTLLFPQTYDNNKWLLAANAAKAVLDLGAYNLSNPNPSNPVDNYAQLFFTRNYDEIILPLIIGGNRDFEGTYMPNGRDANAVNGNGKMSVFQELVDAYEMNNGRPISDPQSGYQTAGFWNGQIWDGIQNTAVSNISNMYKNRDPRFYATIFFQYDVWNYSNNARPLKFAWFGNNGGACDGWPKPGTNCETGYNWRKWADPSVNLKGGGNANRNFPLIRLAEIYLIYAEAMNEYLSAPNSDVYNAVNAIRSRVSMPGLPVIASDNTKEGMRKRIQNEKRIEFAFENQRFWDVRRWLIAKTVDNGDMHGLNARPTSAELNSTGFDPNSEAAGVAVFYKTVVDQTRVFADRHYLMPIPQTEINIDPALIQNYGW